A window of Halodesulfovibrio aestuarii DSM 17919 = ATCC 29578 contains these coding sequences:
- the zwf gene encoding glucose-6-phosphate dehydrogenase: MPSIKATYSSATNSCEELTPDSCGIIIFGASGDLVYRKLIPALFNLYTRNLMPITFYILGFARTEMTDEEFKERIRNSLISVHKISDTQMVESFLSQCRYTSGEYNDIEAYRRLQKKAAGCDCDFTKKENKLFYLALPPQLHPTVVSRLSQSGLTMEGENEDPWARVVFEKPFGHDLKSALELDKHLTSMLNPSQIFRIDHYLGKETVQSILMLRFANIMFEPLWNQRYIDNIQITVAESVGVEHRGGYYEKAGCLRDMFQNHMLQMLSLVTMEPPTRFKAHCVQSERVKLLHAIRPWSERTLKDNIVRAQYVEGKVNNEDVHGYHSEPNIAPDSTTETFVGMKLYIDNWRWQDVPIYMRSGKRLSMRESEIAVTFKRVPHSLFGLESQHEMPSNILVMKIQPNEGVDLTIHTKQPGPKACMASLSLSFKYSEVFDTVPQDAYERLLLDCMLGDRTLFLSREGVEAAWKIVDPVLNFWRDHPEQAPLHTYSAGSWGPKASDELLLRNGHQWRNPPEEHGTHFKSLAKPLIIRK, from the coding sequence ATGCCCAGTATTAAAGCAACATATTCTTCTGCCACCAACTCGTGTGAAGAATTAACTCCGGACAGTTGCGGGATAATTATCTTCGGAGCGTCCGGAGACCTTGTTTACAGAAAGCTGATACCGGCGCTGTTCAATCTGTATACACGAAATCTTATGCCTATTACCTTCTACATACTGGGTTTTGCACGAACTGAAATGACCGACGAAGAATTTAAGGAACGTATCCGTAACTCGCTTATTTCTGTACATAAAATAAGCGACACTCAGATGGTCGAGTCGTTTCTTTCACAATGCAGATACACCTCTGGAGAATACAACGATATTGAAGCTTACAGGCGGTTACAAAAAAAAGCCGCTGGCTGTGATTGCGATTTTACTAAAAAAGAAAATAAACTCTTCTATCTTGCCCTCCCGCCACAACTCCATCCGACCGTAGTGAGTCGACTGTCTCAATCCGGACTGACCATGGAGGGCGAAAATGAAGACCCGTGGGCACGAGTTGTTTTTGAAAAGCCGTTCGGTCATGATCTTAAATCTGCACTTGAACTGGATAAGCATCTCACCTCAATGCTTAATCCATCACAGATCTTCCGTATCGACCATTATCTTGGCAAAGAGACGGTGCAATCCATTTTAATGCTCCGTTTTGCAAACATTATGTTTGAACCACTTTGGAACCAGAGGTACATCGACAATATTCAAATTACCGTTGCAGAATCAGTAGGCGTTGAGCATCGGGGCGGCTATTATGAAAAAGCAGGATGCCTGCGGGACATGTTCCAAAACCACATGCTGCAAATGCTCTCACTTGTTACCATGGAACCTCCGACACGATTTAAAGCACATTGTGTCCAGAGTGAACGTGTAAAGCTGTTACACGCCATCCGCCCATGGTCGGAACGTACACTAAAAGACAACATTGTGCGCGCCCAGTACGTTGAAGGAAAAGTAAACAATGAAGATGTACATGGGTACCATAGTGAGCCTAACATTGCGCCGGATTCTACAACAGAAACGTTTGTAGGCATGAAGCTCTATATAGATAACTGGCGATGGCAGGATGTACCTATTTATATGCGCTCAGGAAAGCGTCTGAGCATGCGTGAATCAGAAATTGCGGTCACCTTCAAACGGGTTCCGCACTCCCTTTTCGGACTCGAATCACAACACGAAATGCCGTCAAACATTCTGGTTATGAAAATTCAGCCGAATGAAGGCGTTGATCTGACCATCCACACAAAACAACCGGGACCAAAAGCCTGCATGGCGAGTCTGTCCCTCTCTTTCAAATATTCTGAAGTATTTGATACTGTTCCACAGGATGCCTACGAACGGCTGCTGCTGGACTGTATGCTCGGCGACCGAACACTCTTTCTTTCCCGCGAAGGTGTAGAAGCTGCGTGGAAGATTGTTGACCCAGTCCTGAACTTCTGGCGTGACCATCCGGAACAAGCTCCACTGCATACATACAGTGCCGGATCATGGGGGCCTAAAGCATCAGACGAGTTACTGCTGCGCAACGGGCACCAGTGGCGGAATCCGCCTGAGGAACACGGGACGCACTTTAAAAGTCTGGCAAAGCCGCTCATTATACGGAAATAA
- a CDS encoding ATP-dependent DNA helicase, producing MFRPFNTPIEDIAIVFGHERSLSNGEKRIYSVAALRISQHATVTEFTSHIRSGKLRAREYAHSQLGEAKLKKAPDEITVSGHLQDFLEGIDHVVGYVPNGHIISLEPLCNNERIIDAALLADYFMPWTGAATAKSLWEYLHKQERQKISFSALEGAKLCADFLEHLFGTVLNDTTFPATSALRYYLRTSNTLFGTFCCHMLEHFVDYFGNALITPVSKPETADWEQFLDTVPKKEKSTVQREAFHELPEDDIQQLYEQLAHKRKDYSVRQPQVDYASHVARAINVNAVACIEAGTGTGKTLGYLLPVMEFLKRNPTQRVAIATYTKSLQKQLYGNELDSCRELFGQYNTIPVALIKGKSNYVCAQKLNDILSPLLDGMEMLSWLYFANICYQYRITDLDDVTPRMRAYFDEGRILSNIAQEVSAGSGCFSTHKQCPGNIVTAEAAQSRLVITNHNKLVLMEQDPQLSELFKHCIIDEANHFEDAVRTTLSPEFSTSDIFFYCRYLREQCRKLILAPSTPEAIEYQAEAVVSEIAYTVTKIDALRDQFKQMNQAAAYGAVPVTPTHQAFTKGDITNDLEILNKHLERIHELSAFFSGKKAGNLPLGYKSISRCRTMRTLLQEASVNLMLIRKGLHEDGTWNSIQVFPRNWLLCGGQVYLGAFIRESIIKQRDTIILTSATLTHQSSFTPYRRTLGLGKSDVLTFSDKEAPPKPCFVARVAPPFTPDYSLVVPSDAPSALYEHKKLWLEYTLTVLPKLIEYNDGATLVLCASYEDLEALRKEFEATYDGSYPLLFQRKGEPATALIEEFRTTRESVLFGVETFWHGVDFPGNTLTQVIITRLPFPAPNSPLMDARKRFLPDGVFWERYRYETAIKFRQGAGRLIRRETDSGLVIVLDNRLLKNQRLAPCPVIQGMRNIPERHRGKGWNKAK from the coding sequence ATGTTTCGCCCTTTTAACACTCCCATCGAAGACATTGCCATTGTCTTCGGGCATGAACGCAGCCTCAGCAACGGTGAGAAACGAATTTACTCCGTTGCAGCCTTACGTATTTCCCAACACGCTACAGTAACTGAATTCACCTCACATATCCGTTCAGGGAAACTTCGTGCACGGGAATATGCTCATTCCCAACTGGGTGAAGCAAAACTAAAAAAAGCGCCGGACGAAATTACTGTATCCGGCCATCTTCAAGATTTCTTAGAGGGCATTGACCATGTGGTGGGCTACGTTCCAAACGGACATATCATTTCACTGGAGCCGCTCTGCAACAACGAACGAATTATTGATGCCGCCCTTCTTGCTGACTATTTTATGCCGTGGACAGGTGCCGCCACAGCAAAATCACTATGGGAATATCTCCATAAGCAGGAGCGTCAAAAAATCAGCTTTTCAGCCTTGGAAGGAGCCAAGCTGTGTGCTGATTTTCTAGAACATTTATTCGGTACCGTGTTAAACGACACAACGTTCCCCGCCACAAGTGCCCTGCGTTACTATCTCCGTACCAGCAACACTCTTTTTGGCACATTTTGTTGCCACATGCTGGAACACTTCGTCGACTATTTCGGCAATGCTCTTATTACTCCTGTATCAAAGCCGGAAACAGCAGACTGGGAACAATTTTTAGACACGGTACCCAAAAAAGAAAAATCAACTGTCCAACGGGAAGCATTTCACGAATTACCAGAGGACGATATTCAACAGCTTTACGAACAGCTTGCCCACAAACGGAAAGACTATTCCGTCCGCCAACCGCAAGTGGACTATGCATCCCATGTAGCGCGGGCTATAAATGTCAATGCCGTTGCATGCATAGAAGCAGGAACGGGCACGGGGAAAACTCTTGGATACCTGCTTCCTGTCATGGAATTTTTGAAACGCAATCCAACGCAGCGTGTCGCAATTGCTACGTACACAAAGAGTCTGCAAAAGCAGTTGTACGGAAACGAACTCGATTCCTGCCGCGAACTGTTCGGACAGTACAACACTATTCCTGTCGCACTCATCAAAGGCAAATCGAACTACGTCTGTGCGCAGAAATTAAATGACATCCTCTCGCCCCTGCTTGACGGCATGGAGATGCTCTCATGGCTCTACTTTGCGAATATCTGTTACCAGTATCGGATTACGGATCTTGACGATGTCACGCCGCGTATGCGCGCATATTTTGATGAAGGCAGAATCCTGAGCAACATTGCGCAGGAAGTCTCTGCAGGAAGCGGCTGCTTCAGTACACACAAGCAATGTCCCGGCAACATTGTCACCGCGGAAGCCGCCCAGTCACGTCTTGTCATTACCAACCACAACAAACTTGTATTGATGGAACAAGACCCGCAACTAAGCGAGTTGTTCAAACATTGCATCATCGACGAAGCAAATCACTTTGAAGATGCGGTTCGTACGACGTTGAGTCCGGAATTCTCTACTTCAGATATTTTCTTCTATTGCCGCTACCTGCGCGAACAATGCCGCAAACTTATTCTTGCACCCTCCACACCCGAGGCAATCGAGTATCAAGCGGAAGCTGTGGTCAGTGAAATTGCCTACACCGTCACAAAAATAGATGCACTTCGCGATCAGTTCAAACAAATGAATCAGGCCGCAGCGTACGGTGCTGTTCCGGTAACGCCTACCCATCAGGCCTTCACAAAAGGTGATATCACAAACGATCTCGAAATTCTCAACAAACACCTTGAGCGTATCCACGAACTATCTGCCTTCTTTTCCGGCAAAAAAGCGGGCAACCTTCCACTGGGATACAAAAGCATTTCCCGTTGCCGCACAATGCGTACTCTGCTGCAAGAAGCCAGCGTCAATCTGATGCTCATCCGCAAAGGCCTGCACGAAGACGGCACATGGAATTCTATCCAAGTTTTCCCCCGCAACTGGTTACTCTGCGGTGGGCAGGTCTATCTGGGGGCCTTTATTCGCGAATCAATTATCAAACAGCGAGACACCATTATTCTGACGTCTGCCACCCTCACCCATCAATCCAGTTTTACTCCGTATCGTCGCACTCTGGGGCTGGGTAAATCAGATGTCCTCACCTTTTCAGATAAAGAAGCACCACCCAAACCGTGTTTTGTCGCCCGCGTCGCACCGCCCTTTACGCCCGACTATTCGCTCGTTGTTCCTTCAGATGCACCAAGCGCCCTTTACGAACACAAAAAGCTCTGGCTGGAATACACGCTCACGGTGCTGCCAAAACTCATTGAATACAATGACGGAGCAACACTTGTACTCTGCGCCAGTTATGAAGATTTGGAAGCCCTGCGAAAAGAATTTGAAGCAACCTACGACGGCAGCTATCCGCTGCTGTTCCAACGCAAAGGAGAACCTGCCACCGCGCTTATTGAAGAATTCAGAACAACGCGCGAAAGCGTTCTCTTCGGAGTAGAAACATTCTGGCATGGTGTCGATTTTCCAGGAAATACGCTCACGCAGGTCATCATAACACGGCTGCCGTTCCCCGCGCCCAATTCTCCGCTTATGGATGCCCGAAAACGGTTCCTGCCAGACGGTGTATTCTGGGAACGTTACCGCTACGAAACGGCAATCAAATTCAGACAGGGTGCCGGTAGGCTCATCAGACGCGAAACGGATTCCGGCCTCGTAATTGTACTGGATAACAGGTTACTGAAAAACCAGCGCCTCGCACCTTGCCCAGTTATTCAAGGCATGCGAAATATTCCAGAACGCCATCGAGGCAAAGGTTGGAACAAGGCTAAATAG
- a CDS encoding ribonucleoside triphosphate reductase: MPKQILKRDGCIETWSLERIAQAILKALKSSGIKDPLLSKRLARKVEEKLANVEAPEQEQVQDTVQQVLMEARLYAVAERYIIYREKRREMRTQDQAYFDVASMIESYLDRSDWRVNENSNMGHSFQGLILHMAGSVQARYVLEKYPEEIRLAHTHGYFHIHDLSFGLAGYCSGWSLRDLLLEGFNLEGRCCSAPAKHFDSACGQIVNFLGTLQNEWSGAQAFNNIDTYLAPLIRHDNLDYANVRQQIQKLVFNLNTTSRWGGQSPFTNFTFDMVVPAHIAKEPIIIGGEFQDTTYGEYQKEMDMINRAFLEVMLEGDADGRIFSFPIPTYNVTKDFDWDSEPAQLLMELTAKYGVPYFQNFINSDLNPEDVRSMCCRLQMDLREIRKKTGGLFGAGDLTGSIGVVTLNLPKLAYLAHNEEDFLDLVEEYAEMAKESLEFKRKLCQKNLEAGMFPFSRRYLKNGYKGHFSTIGLIGGHEACLNLLGKGIETESGLRLMRRVLNHLRTLTVRFQEETGNLYNLEATPGEGTCYRLAKTDKDLYSDIISAGNEVPYYTNSTLLPVGLTSDVFYALEHQNELQTLYNGGTVFHSFLGEAVPEPESIKNYLIKAMTNTKIPYISVTPTFSICKEHGYINGEHFNCPTCGNEAEVYTRVVGYYRPVKRWNKGKQEEYRERQEYALSALTDCCCES, translated from the coding sequence ATGCCTAAACAGATTCTCAAGCGAGACGGTTGCATCGAAACTTGGTCCCTCGAACGAATTGCCCAAGCTATCCTCAAAGCACTTAAAAGCAGTGGCATCAAAGACCCACTCCTTTCCAAACGACTTGCACGTAAAGTTGAAGAAAAACTTGCGAATGTTGAAGCTCCAGAGCAAGAACAAGTACAAGATACTGTACAGCAAGTACTCATGGAAGCTCGCTTGTACGCTGTTGCAGAACGTTACATCATTTACCGTGAAAAACGCCGTGAAATGCGTACTCAGGATCAGGCATACTTTGACGTCGCCAGCATGATCGAAAGCTATCTTGACCGTAGCGATTGGCGCGTAAACGAAAACTCCAACATGGGGCATTCATTTCAGGGTCTTATCCTGCATATGGCAGGTTCTGTTCAGGCTCGTTACGTGCTTGAAAAATATCCGGAAGAAATCCGTCTGGCTCACACTCACGGCTACTTCCACATTCATGATCTTTCCTTTGGTCTTGCTGGCTACTGCTCCGGTTGGAGCCTGCGTGACCTGCTGCTCGAAGGGTTTAACCTTGAAGGCCGTTGCTGCTCTGCACCAGCAAAACACTTCGATTCCGCTTGTGGTCAGATTGTAAACTTTCTTGGTACGCTGCAAAACGAATGGTCCGGTGCACAGGCATTCAACAACATTGACACCTACCTTGCACCATTAATCCGCCACGACAATCTTGATTACGCGAATGTTCGTCAGCAGATCCAGAAACTCGTTTTCAACTTGAACACAACATCCCGCTGGGGTGGTCAAAGCCCGTTCACCAACTTTACCTTCGACATGGTAGTTCCTGCGCATATTGCTAAGGAACCAATCATCATTGGTGGCGAGTTCCAGGACACGACCTACGGCGAATACCAGAAAGAAATGGATATGATTAACCGTGCATTCCTCGAGGTTATGCTCGAAGGTGACGCAGATGGTCGTATATTCTCTTTCCCTATTCCTACATATAACGTTACCAAAGACTTTGACTGGGACTCTGAACCAGCTCAGCTTCTTATGGAACTTACAGCTAAGTACGGCGTTCCGTACTTCCAGAACTTCATCAACTCCGATCTTAATCCGGAAGATGTCCGTTCTATGTGCTGCCGTCTGCAGATGGATCTTCGCGAAATACGCAAAAAGACTGGCGGACTGTTCGGCGCTGGCGACCTCACCGGCTCCATCGGTGTTGTTACCTTGAACCTGCCTAAGCTTGCGTACCTTGCACATAACGAAGAAGACTTCCTCGACCTCGTTGAAGAATACGCAGAAATGGCAAAAGAATCTCTCGAATTCAAACGCAAGCTCTGCCAGAAAAACCTCGAAGCAGGCATGTTCCCATTCTCCCGTCGCTACCTCAAAAACGGCTACAAAGGCCACTTCTCAACCATCGGTCTTATCGGTGGTCATGAAGCATGCCTCAACCTGCTCGGAAAAGGTATCGAAACGGAAAGCGGTCTGCGTCTTATGCGTCGTGTTCTCAACCACCTGCGTACTCTCACCGTGCGCTTCCAGGAAGAGACCGGAAACCTGTACAACCTTGAGGCAACTCCGGGCGAAGGTACTTGCTACCGCTTGGCAAAAACAGACAAAGACCTCTACTCAGACATCATCTCTGCTGGTAACGAAGTACCGTACTACACCAACTCCACCCTGCTTCCAGTAGGTCTGACCAGTGACGTTTTCTATGCTCTTGAGCACCAGAACGAACTGCAGACCCTCTACAACGGTGGTACCGTATTCCACTCCTTCCTCGGTGAAGCTGTACCGGAACCGGAAAGCATCAAGAATTACCTCATCAAAGCGATGACTAATACTAAAATTCCTTACATTTCCGTGACTCCGACTTTCTCCATTTGTAAGGAACACGGCTACATCAACGGCGAACACTTTAATTGCCCTACCTGCGGCAACGAAGCTGAAGTGTATACCCGTGTTGTCGGTTACTACCGCCCAGTTAAGCGCTGGAACAAAGGTAAACAGGAAGAGTACCGCGAACGTCAGGAATACGCACTTAGCGCACTTACTGACTGCTGCTGCGAAAGCTAG
- a CDS encoding glycine cleavage system protein R produces the protein MKKVVVSFLGHDGPGVVHAVSSLLTGLDCNINEVSQTILHSEFAAIVIAEMPDGCTIDLLQEALVKGLAERQIDLSVTARLYDGRSWSAENPQSFVVTADGPDQKGLVAAISGILGEYNVNIANLKAIVPEDQPDGYALIVFEVIVPGSVELSTLRAALDAKAEELSLRVSVQHRDIFEAVHRVQPV, from the coding sequence ATGAAAAAGGTAGTTGTATCATTTCTCGGTCATGATGGACCGGGAGTCGTGCATGCGGTATCCAGCCTGCTCACAGGTCTGGATTGCAACATTAATGAAGTAAGTCAAACTATTCTGCATAGTGAATTTGCTGCAATCGTTATTGCTGAAATGCCAGACGGTTGTACTATTGACCTATTGCAGGAAGCACTGGTGAAGGGACTTGCTGAACGACAGATTGACCTCAGTGTTACAGCACGCCTTTATGACGGTAGGAGCTGGTCTGCTGAAAACCCTCAATCGTTTGTAGTAACTGCAGATGGTCCTGACCAAAAGGGGCTTGTTGCTGCAATTTCAGGTATTCTCGGCGAGTATAATGTGAATATTGCCAACCTGAAAGCTATTGTTCCTGAAGATCAACCGGATGGATATGCTCTCATTGTTTTTGAGGTAATTGTTCCCGGTTCCGTTGAGCTTTCAACTCTACGAGCTGCTCTGGACGCGAAGGCGGAAGAGCTTTCGCTACGTGTAAGTGTTCAGCATAGGGACATTTTTGAAGCAGTGCACAGGGTTCAACCTGTGTAG
- a CDS encoding PFL family protein, whose product MLSDREVLSTLAMLRNEHLDVRTVTLGVSLFDCASHDFDVFADRVRTKIKLYSEKLVATCNEVGDKYGIPIVNKRISVSPMGVVCASYTPEQMVKACQVLDEAAQEAGVDFLGGFGALVEKGMTKGDRALIDALPEALAVTQRVCSSINVASSRSGINMDAVALMGQRIKDIAQRTADRDGLGCAKLVVFANIPQDVPFMAGAYLGVGEPEAVINVGVSGPGVVKKAIDRAVQDGSAKSLGDIAEVIKRTAFKVTRVGEIIGTEVAQRLGLPFGVADLSLAPTPEVGDSVGEIFEAIGLSSIGAPGSTAVLAMLNDAVKKGGAFASSHVGGLSGAFIPVSEDSSIAAAAASGALTMEKLEAMTSVCSVGLDMVAVPGDVSASTLSGIIADEMAIGMINSKTTAVRIIPVPGKGVGDNVSFGGLLGEAKIMAVPGGNAESFIKLGGRIPAPIHSLKN is encoded by the coding sequence ATGCTTTCAGATCGCGAAGTGCTCAGTACTTTAGCAATGCTCCGAAATGAGCATTTGGATGTTCGTACCGTTACGCTTGGTGTCAGCCTCTTTGACTGTGCAAGTCACGACTTTGACGTGTTTGCAGACAGGGTTCGCACCAAGATCAAACTTTACTCAGAAAAGCTTGTGGCTACTTGTAATGAGGTTGGCGATAAGTACGGTATTCCTATTGTAAACAAACGCATCAGTGTAAGCCCTATGGGCGTTGTGTGCGCTTCCTATACGCCGGAACAGATGGTGAAAGCGTGTCAGGTACTTGATGAAGCAGCACAGGAAGCTGGTGTAGATTTTCTTGGTGGCTTTGGTGCGCTGGTAGAGAAAGGCATGACCAAAGGTGATCGTGCTCTTATTGATGCTCTTCCGGAAGCGCTGGCCGTGACGCAGCGTGTCTGTTCCTCGATTAACGTAGCGTCTTCCAGAAGCGGAATAAACATGGATGCTGTTGCTCTTATGGGGCAGCGGATTAAGGATATTGCACAACGCACTGCGGACAGAGACGGGCTTGGCTGCGCTAAGCTGGTTGTGTTTGCTAACATCCCTCAGGATGTCCCGTTTATGGCAGGTGCCTACCTTGGCGTAGGCGAGCCTGAGGCGGTAATTAACGTCGGTGTTTCCGGCCCGGGCGTTGTTAAAAAAGCAATCGACCGTGCAGTGCAGGATGGCAGTGCAAAAAGTCTCGGCGATATCGCAGAGGTTATTAAGCGTACAGCATTTAAAGTCACCCGAGTCGGTGAGATTATCGGTACCGAAGTAGCACAGCGCCTTGGACTTCCATTTGGTGTGGCTGACCTTTCTTTGGCTCCGACTCCGGAAGTTGGTGACTCCGTAGGTGAAATTTTTGAAGCTATCGGCCTTTCTTCTATTGGTGCTCCAGGCTCTACTGCTGTGCTGGCGATGCTGAACGATGCTGTTAAAAAAGGCGGCGCCTTTGCTTCTTCCCACGTTGGCGGTCTTTCCGGTGCGTTTATTCCTGTGTCAGAAGATTCCAGCATTGCGGCAGCAGCGGCATCCGGTGCGTTGACCATGGAAAAACTTGAAGCCATGACAAGCGTATGTTCAGTCGGGCTTGATATGGTTGCAGTTCCGGGTGATGTTTCTGCATCAACCCTTTCCGGTATTATTGCTGATGAAATGGCAATTGGTATGATCAACAGTAAAACAACAGCTGTGCGTATTATTCCTGTTCCGGGTAAAGGCGTTGGCGATAATGTATCTTTCGGCGGTTTACTTGGTGAAGCCAAGATTATGGCTGTACCGGGTGGTAATGCAGAGTCGTTCATTAAGCTTGGTGGTCGTATTCCGGCTCCAATCCACAGCTTAAAGAACTAG
- a CDS encoding SO_0444 family Cu/Zn efflux transporter, with protein sequence MEIVIQYFLEVWEILLEAAPYVLFGFFVAGLLKGFLPDDFVARHLGKNTKGAVVKASMFGVPLPLCSCGVIPAAAGLRQQGASKGATTSFMISTPETGVDSIAITYALLDPIMTIFRPVAAFISALTAGTLVDMFPETPKPGKVAFTPLNFAPTTMKKEEVCTSGCCSSKPAGKTVKEKFSAGMQFAFGELIADIGKWLLIGVLIAAVVSTFLPVTFFQEYVGDGLFSMILMVFIGVPMYVCATASTPIAAALALKGLSPGGALVFLLAGPATNAATITVVAQTLGKRVAFIYVSSIAVTSVILGLAVNWVYAKLGLSVFSWVNTVEAHQHGAVGYLSVIILLALVGKQLIGRGGHKHGQSCGCH encoded by the coding sequence GTGGAAATTGTAATACAATATTTTTTAGAGGTGTGGGAGATTCTGCTTGAAGCTGCCCCATATGTTCTTTTCGGATTTTTTGTAGCCGGACTTCTTAAAGGATTTTTGCCGGATGACTTTGTGGCGCGCCATCTGGGTAAAAATACTAAGGGAGCAGTTGTTAAGGCTTCCATGTTCGGCGTACCTCTCCCACTTTGTTCCTGTGGTGTAATTCCCGCAGCGGCAGGACTTCGCCAGCAAGGTGCCAGTAAAGGCGCAACCACATCCTTTATGATTTCGACGCCGGAGACGGGCGTTGATTCTATTGCTATTACGTATGCGTTGCTTGACCCGATTATGACTATTTTCCGTCCGGTAGCTGCATTTATTTCAGCGCTTACAGCAGGTACGTTGGTTGATATGTTCCCGGAAACTCCAAAGCCGGGGAAAGTGGCTTTTACTCCGCTAAATTTTGCACCGACAACAATGAAAAAAGAAGAGGTCTGCACTTCCGGTTGTTGTTCATCCAAGCCTGCGGGGAAAACTGTTAAAGAAAAATTTTCGGCCGGTATGCAGTTTGCCTTTGGTGAACTTATTGCGGACATAGGCAAATGGCTGCTTATCGGTGTGCTTATCGCCGCTGTCGTTTCTACCTTTTTGCCAGTTACCTTCTTTCAAGAATATGTGGGTGATGGACTATTCAGTATGATCCTGATGGTGTTTATCGGTGTGCCAATGTACGTATGTGCAACTGCATCAACCCCAATCGCTGCTGCGCTCGCGCTGAAAGGTCTTTCTCCTGGTGGGGCGCTTGTATTCTTGCTTGCTGGTCCGGCAACTAACGCTGCAACTATCACCGTAGTTGCACAGACTCTTGGTAAACGCGTAGCGTTTATTTACGTAAGTTCGATTGCGGTAACATCCGTAATACTAGGACTTGCTGTAAACTGGGTCTATGCAAAGCTCGGTCTTTCGGTTTTTTCATGGGTTAACACTGTGGAAGCACACCAGCACGGTGCTGTGGGATATCTCTCTGTGATTATCCTGCTTGCTCTTGTGGGTAAGCAGCTTATTGGTCGAGGCGGGCATAAACACGGCCAATCATGCGGTTGTCATTAA
- a CDS encoding aspartate/glutamate racemase family protein — translation MKKIGLLGGMSWESTVTYYRLLNEGTRKRLGGIHSCKILMESVDFSELKDLISKGDWASVGTKLAQAGLNTEAGGADMLLIGANTMHRVADTVQGALEIPVLHIADAIAIRAKELNVHKLGLLGTVFTMEHDFISRPLAEKYGLEIIVPEKEARGIIHDSIFNEFSRGQFLDSTRQKYISIIQELKNNGAEAIILGCTEIGLLMEDTDCNIPLIDTVQAHVNMALDKAIG, via the coding sequence ATGAAAAAGATCGGATTATTGGGTGGCATGAGCTGGGAATCAACAGTCACATACTACCGTCTGTTAAATGAGGGCACCCGCAAGCGCCTTGGCGGAATTCATTCCTGTAAAATTCTTATGGAAAGTGTCGATTTTTCTGAACTCAAAGATTTGATCAGCAAAGGAGACTGGGCCTCCGTCGGCACCAAGCTTGCCCAAGCCGGACTGAACACAGAGGCAGGCGGTGCGGATATGCTTCTTATTGGCGCCAACACCATGCATCGCGTTGCTGATACTGTACAAGGTGCGCTTGAAATACCAGTACTTCATATTGCTGATGCAATCGCAATCAGAGCCAAGGAGCTGAATGTTCACAAACTCGGATTGCTCGGCACAGTCTTCACCATGGAGCATGATTTTATCAGCCGCCCACTTGCAGAAAAATATGGACTCGAAATAATTGTTCCAGAAAAAGAAGCACGCGGCATAATCCATGACAGCATCTTTAACGAATTCAGTCGTGGTCAGTTTCTGGACAGTACCCGTCAAAAATATATCAGTATTATTCAGGAACTTAAAAACAATGGTGCGGAAGCAATTATCCTCGGATGCACTGAAATCGGTCTGCTTATGGAAGATACTGATTGCAACATCCCGCTCATTGATACCGTTCAGGCACACGTCAACATGGCTCTCGATAAGGCTATAGGTTAA